TGGAGCGTAGCTGTCAAATGCATGGTTCATTACACCGTAACCACGAGTCAATGTCAGGAAGTTTGTGCTATATCCGATCAAACCGCGTGCTGGAATCAGGAACTCCAGACGAACTTGACCACTACCTGTGTTAACCATGTTAACCATCTCTGCTTTACGTGCGCCCAGGCTCTCCATTACGGAACCCATGCTCTCTTCAGGGATATCAATCAACAAGCGCTCAACAGGTTCCATTTTCTTACCGTCAACTTCTCTTACGATAACTTCTGGTTTGGATACTTGAAGCTCATATCCTTCACGACGCATGTTTTCAATCAGGATACCCAAGTGAAGCTCACCACGTCCGGAAACGATAAATGCATCCGGGCTATCCGTTTCGTCAACACGAAGGGAAACGTCTGTTTCCAACTCTTTGAACAAACGCTCACGAAGTTTACGGGAAGTTACCCATTTACCTTCACGACCTGCGAATGGACTGTTGTTCACGAGGAACGTCATTTGCAGTGTTGGCTCATCAATTTTCAAAACTGGCAAAGCTTCCGGGTTGTTAGGGTCGGCAATGGTTTCACCAATGTTGATGTCCTTGATCCCTGCAATGGCAACGATGTCGCCTGCTCCTGCTTCTTCCGTCTCAATACGTTTGAGACCCTGGAAACCGAACAGTTTCTCGATACGTGCAGTTTTGCTCTTACCATCACGCATAATAACCGTTACCGATTGTCCTTGACGGATCACACCGCGGTTAACACGACCAATGGCAATACGGCCAAGGTATTCATTGTAGTCCATCAAAGTAACGAGGAATTGAAGCGGTTCTTCAACATTTTCGGTAGGATGTGGGATATGACTAACGATGGTATTGTAGATCGCCATCATGTTGTCATCTTGTTTGGCAGGATCATTATCCATGCTGGATGTTCCGTTCAATGCGGAAGCATATACAACAGGGAATTCGAGTTGTTGATCGTTGGCACCCAGTTCAATGAACAGGTCCAATACTTCATCAATAACCTCAGTCGGACGAGCCGCTGGACGGTCAATTTTGTTTACAACAACGATT
This Paenibacillus xylanexedens DNA region includes the following protein-coding sequences:
- the typA gene encoding translational GTPase TypA, which codes for MHSREHIRNIAIIAHVDHGKTTLVDKLLQQSGTYRDHETVQERVMDSNDLERERGITILAKNTAITYKDYLINIVDTPGHADFGGEVERIMKMVDGVLLVVDAYEGCMPQTKFVLRKALEHNLTPIVVVNKIDRPAARPTEVIDEVLDLFIELGANDQQLEFPVVYASALNGTSSMDNDPAKQDDNMMAIYNTIVSHIPHPTENVEEPLQFLVTLMDYNEYLGRIAIGRVNRGVIRQGQSVTVIMRDGKSKTARIEKLFGFQGLKRIETEEAGAGDIVAIAGIKDINIGETIADPNNPEALPVLKIDEPTLQMTFLVNNSPFAGREGKWVTSRKLRERLFKELETDVSLRVDETDSPDAFIVSGRGELHLGILIENMRREGYELQVSKPEVIVREVDGKKMEPVERLLIDIPEESMGSVMESLGARKAEMVNMVNTGSGQVRLEFLIPARGLIGYSTNFLTLTRGYGVMNHAFDSYAPVVSGQVGGRHQGVLISTETGTSTFYGMMGVEDRGTLFLEPGTEIYEGMIVGEHTRDNDIVVNICKEKQLTNVRSSGKDDTVKIKTPIIFSLEQALEYLNEDEYCEITPKSIRLRKKILNKSERERAEKQRKMASKA